In the Campylobacter sp. RM6914 genome, one interval contains:
- a CDS encoding cytochrome c3 family protein: protein MRKILFILSILIISLSAADVNASLSEMLRNSKGEITTDFSPKIFPIQGIHKKLNLACIDCHKDEKQKDYSSAMNNSCLSCHGSYSKLGETTGHLGHNDNIHANPHYESLDCDTCHKSHQPSVNMCLRCHTQDSMKKLIVK from the coding sequence ATGAGAAAAATTTTATTTATACTTTCTATTTTGATTATATCTTTAAGCGCAGCAGATGTAAATGCTAGCTTATCTGAGATGTTGCGCAACTCAAAAGGTGAAATAACAACAGATTTTAGTCCAAAGATTTTTCCTATCCAAGGTATTCATAAAAAGCTAAATTTAGCCTGTATTGATTGTCATAAAGATGAAAAGCAAAAAGATTACTCTTCTGCAATGAATAACTCTTGTCTCTCGTGTCATGGAAGTTACTCAAAACTAGGCGAAACCACAGGACATCTAGGACATAACGATAATATCCATGCTAATCCACATTACGAATCGCTTGATTGTGACACTTGTCATAAATCGCACCAACCAAGCGTAAATATGTGCTTGCGTTGTCATACGCAAGACAGCATGAAAAAATTGATCGTGAAGTAG
- the argB gene encoding acetylglutamate kinase, with the protein MKDKLQTAQVIISALPYIQKFRDKIFVVKYGGSAQLDENLKSDFIKDIALLQLVGCKVIVVHGGGKKINSYLDKLNIKSEFVDGLRVTDKEAMEVVEMVLSGNINKELTALLNKNGARAIGVSGKDANLLKAKTLNNGKYGFVGEIEYVNTAVLNGLLQNGLIPVVAPIATDDEANSYNINADLCASKIASALKAERVIFLTDTQGILDNDKKLISKLNESQINELKNTGVISGGMMPKVDAALECVKSGVKNAHILDGRLSHSLLLELFTDDGIGTMIRQ; encoded by the coding sequence ACTTCAAACCGCACAGGTGATCATATCTGCTCTACCATATATCCAAAAATTCCGCGATAAAATTTTCGTTGTGAAATATGGCGGCTCGGCTCAACTTGATGAAAATTTAAAGAGTGATTTCATCAAAGATATCGCACTACTTCAGCTTGTAGGCTGCAAGGTTATCGTAGTTCACGGCGGCGGTAAAAAGATAAACTCATATCTTGATAAGCTAAATATAAAAAGCGAATTCGTAGACGGTCTTAGAGTAACAGATAAAGAAGCCATGGAAGTCGTCGAGATGGTTCTTAGCGGAAATATCAACAAAGAACTAACTGCACTTTTAAATAAAAATGGCGCAAGAGCCATAGGTGTTAGTGGCAAAGATGCAAATTTATTAAAAGCTAAAACGCTAAATAACGGCAAATACGGCTTTGTCGGCGAGATAGAATACGTAAATACAGCCGTGCTAAACGGGCTTTTACAAAATGGGCTTATACCTGTTGTGGCACCTATTGCAACTGACGATGAGGCAAATAGCTACAACATAAACGCCGATCTTTGCGCAAGCAAGATAGCAAGTGCACTAAAGGCCGAAAGAGTAATATTTTTAACCGATACTCAAGGAATTTTAGATAACGATAAAAAGCTCATCAGCAAACTAAACGAATCACAGATAAATGAGCTAAAAAATACCGGCGTTATAAGCGGAGGCATGATGCCAAAAGTCGATGCGGCTTTAGAATGCGTAAAAAGCGGCGTTAAAAACGCACACATACTTGATGGGAGACTATCGCATTCATTACTTCTTGAGCTATTTACCGACGACGGTATAGGAACTATGATAAGACAATAA
- a CDS encoding flavocytochrome c encodes MFDSSRRRTLKTLACCSAAIAVPNLVFGKMNASDVKRWDKEFDAVVVGSGFAGSAAMLSLLDHGITNCIMIEKMQYLGGNSAYSGGSMAVAGTPIQERDGIKDDPESQIKDTLKSGHDLNDKELVREMIYKGPETFNWLVENGVNFKWVSRSGGHTVPRSHSAGAGSYITRPLQRKIIERGGKIATRVIMDEIIYNDKNEVVGIKVREKYEFNFDREFDENDNKSGQVKFYRCLGGLILATGGWGADIKFRQNFDPALRADVLTTNHLGATGYTARKLILDDIKFIDMQYIQRLHVTSADEPFFGFAYRWITRGYAYGIMINPKTGLRFVNEIADRKIGSDAIWSMNENGKNHPVLIMDIEGTKTVDIKDFQRGLSVGAVKKFDTIDELIAHYGINKEPFLDQLKRYNSFVDEAAKDKEYRDPEFKRNFSAYKGKFIKVEKPPFFASRPGPKVHHCMGGIKTTIDCEVYNNDMALVSNLYACGELTGGRHGFNRLGSNAVLDCLVYGKRAGAKLAQIYNAKRGA; translated from the coding sequence ATGTTTGACTCATCAAGAAGGCGAACCTTAAAGACGCTTGCCTGTTGCTCCGCTGCTATTGCTGTTCCAAATTTAGTGTTTGGCAAGATGAATGCAAGCGATGTAAAGCGATGGGATAAGGAATTTGATGCTGTAGTAGTTGGAAGCGGATTTGCAGGCTCTGCTGCTATGTTGTCGTTACTAGATCACGGCATAACAAACTGCATAATGATAGAAAAGATGCAGTATCTTGGTGGTAACTCTGCTTATAGCGGTGGATCTATGGCGGTTGCCGGTACGCCTATACAAGAGCGCGACGGTATTAAAGATGACCCCGAAAGCCAGATAAAAGACACTCTAAAAAGCGGTCATGATCTAAATGATAAAGAGCTTGTGCGAGAGATGATTTATAAAGGTCCAGAAACCTTTAATTGGCTTGTTGAGAATGGCGTAAATTTTAAATGGGTGAGTCGCAGTGGTGGACACACTGTACCTAGGTCACACTCCGCAGGTGCAGGTAGCTATATTACTCGTCCTTTACAGCGTAAGATCATAGAACGCGGAGGCAAGATCGCCACTCGTGTAATAATGGATGAGATTATTTATAATGATAAAAACGAAGTTGTGGGGATCAAAGTGCGTGAGAAGTATGAATTTAACTTTGATAGAGAATTTGACGAGAATGACAATAAAAGTGGTCAGGTTAAATTTTATCGCTGTTTAGGTGGTTTGATATTAGCCACAGGAGGTTGGGGCGCAGACATTAAATTTAGACAAAATTTCGACCCCGCTCTTCGCGCTGACGTGCTAACTACAAATCATCTCGGAGCTACTGGCTATACGGCTCGTAAGCTTATCTTGGATGACATTAAATTTATTGATATGCAATACATCCAGCGCCTGCACGTCACTTCTGCAGATGAGCCGTTTTTCGGCTTTGCGTATCGCTGGATCACGCGCGGTTATGCATACGGCATAATGATAAATCCAAAAACTGGTCTACGTTTCGTAAACGAGATAGCTGATCGTAAAATAGGCTCGGACGCGATCTGGAGCATGAATGAAAATGGAAAAAATCATCCTGTATTAATAATGGACATAGAGGGCACAAAAACCGTCGATATCAAAGACTTCCAGCGTGGATTAAGCGTAGGAGCAGTGAAGAAATTTGACACCATAGATGAGCTAATCGCACATTATGGTATCAACAAAGAGCCGTTCTTGGATCAACTTAAGCGCTATAATTCTTTTGTAGATGAGGCTGCTAAAGATAAAGAGTATCGTGACCCTGAATTTAAACGAAATTTCTCCGCTTATAAAGGCAAATTTATTAAAGTGGAAAAGCCACCGTTCTTTGCCTCTCGTCCGGGACCAAAAGTGCATCACTGTATGGGTGGGATAAAGACTACGATTGATTGCGAGGTATACAATAACGATATGGCTTTGGTGTCGAATTTATACGCTTGCGGTGAGCTGACTGGCGGTCGCCATGGCTTTAACCGCCTTGGTTCTAATGCCGTACTTGACTGTCTGGTTTATGGCAAGCGAGCAGGTGCAAAACTAGCGCAAATTTATAACGCCAAAAGGGGTGCGTGA
- the thrC gene encoding threonine synthase — translation MKLHPTRAKKNEKSKKVGLKRALLNPSSEHGGLYAPVKLPKISDKKWRELSKLSYEKLALYIISLFKFNIDKNVFKKAVKRYKNFDKPASPVEFKKLGKNLYINELYHGPTRAFKDMALQPFGEILSSLAQEKNKNYLIMCATSGDTGPATLKTFANAKNIKVVCLYPANGTSEVQRLQMVCMKGDNLKTIGIKGDFDDAQRALKTLLASENFKAQLAKNKLSLSAANSVNFGRILFQIIYHAYAYARLLKNGKLARGESFDIIVPSGNFGNALGAYYAKKMGAKIGKIKIVSNANNILTELFNTGIYDLRGKKLLQTISPAMDILISSNIERLLFDKFGAVRTKELMDKLSKDKFYKLDKNELKALKAEFEADFCTDSKCESYIKEWMDKGVAIDPHTATCFKMADSSRINVITSTAHWVKFAPSMLKACQQSADSEKEGLNTLASKLNESAPSSIEELFDAKILHPDVIEQNEIEDKILEWIKK, via the coding sequence ATGAAACTGCACCCAACAAGAGCCAAGAAAAACGAAAAATCAAAAAAAGTCGGTTTAAAACGCGCTTTACTTAATCCAAGTAGCGAACACGGTGGACTTTACGCGCCAGTTAAGCTACCAAAGATAAGTGATAAAAAATGGCGCGAACTAAGCAAGCTAAGCTATGAAAAACTAGCCCTTTATATAATCTCTTTATTTAAATTTAACATAGATAAAAACGTCTTTAAAAAAGCAGTAAAAAGATATAAAAACTTTGACAAGCCAGCATCTCCGGTTGAATTTAAAAAACTTGGTAAAAATTTATATATAAATGAACTATATCACGGTCCTACACGCGCTTTTAAAGATATGGCTCTTCAGCCTTTTGGAGAAATTCTAAGCTCTCTTGCGCAAGAAAAAAACAAAAACTATCTCATCATGTGCGCTACTAGCGGCGACACCGGACCTGCCACGCTAAAAACCTTCGCTAATGCTAAAAATATAAAAGTCGTCTGCTTATATCCTGCAAATGGCACCAGCGAGGTTCAGCGCCTACAAATGGTATGCATGAAGGGCGATAACCTAAAAACTATCGGTATCAAAGGCGATTTTGACGACGCGCAACGAGCACTTAAAACGCTTTTGGCAAGCGAAAATTTTAAAGCGCAATTAGCCAAAAACAAACTCAGTCTAAGTGCCGCAAACTCCGTAAATTTCGGAAGAATTTTATTTCAGATCATATATCACGCATACGCTTATGCAAGACTTTTAAAAAATGGTAAATTAGCAAGGGGTGAGAGTTTTGACATCATCGTGCCTAGCGGAAACTTCGGTAATGCCTTAGGTGCATACTATGCTAAAAAAATGGGCGCTAAAATCGGCAAAATCAAAATCGTTTCAAACGCAAACAATATCCTAACAGAACTCTTTAATACAGGAATTTACGATCTTAGGGGCAAGAAATTGCTTCAAACTATAAGCCCTGCTATGGATATTTTAATTAGCTCCAATATCGAAAGATTGCTGTTTGATAAATTTGGCGCCGTTCGCACAAAAGAGCTTATGGATAAGCTAAGTAAAGATAAATTTTACAAGCTTGATAAAAATGAGCTGAAGGCATTAAAAGCTGAATTTGAAGCAGACTTTTGCACTGATAGTAAGTGTGAGAGTTATATAAAAGAGTGGATGGACAAAGGCGTAGCTATCGACCCGCACACCGCAACTTGCTTTAAAATGGCAGATAGCTCACGTATAAATGTCATCACTTCAACGGCACATTGGGTTAAATTTGCGCCAAGCATGCTAAAGGCGTGCCAACAAAGTGCAGATAGCGAAAAAGAGGGCTTGAACACGCTTGCTTCAAAACTAAATGAAAGCGCGCCAAGCAGTATCGAAGAGCTTTTTGATGCTAAAATTTTACACCCTGATGTTATCGAACAAAATGAGATAGAAGATAAAATTTTAGAATGGATAAAAAAATGA
- a CDS encoding cytochrome c3 family protein has translation MKKVVFLTIILTLVAVFGGYHVIKATGEYPFCGSCHEWDGAIAQTNLADPIHGGSNPKGLGAKCTDCHLPHDSLANYIFTKAKNGIAEGITTLTGDPDKKDWIANREYARKNYTFDSSCLNCHADIVKTSDANATRQILPVNSLPEEIATLSEAGRMHMKYLEFKGTGDEMKCTDCHKNVGHKELGKMLIEQKHRIANSWDEWENMYQESRKNK, from the coding sequence ATGAAAAAAGTAGTATTTTTAACGATAATTTTAACTTTGGTGGCTGTTTTTGGCGGATACCATGTGATAAAAGCCACTGGAGAATATCCATTTTGCGGAAGTTGTCACGAGTGGGATGGAGCCATAGCACAAACAAATTTGGCCGATCCTATTCACGGTGGCTCAAATCCAAAAGGTCTTGGAGCAAAATGCACTGACTGTCACTTGCCTCATGATAGCTTGGCTAATTATATTTTTACAAAAGCTAAAAACGGTATAGCAGAAGGCATCACGACACTAACTGGTGATCCAGACAAAAAAGATTGGATAGCCAATCGCGAATATGCACGCAAAAACTATACTTTTGATAGCTCTTGTCTAAACTGCCATGCGGACATTGTGAAAACATCGGATGCTAACGCTACAAGGCAAATTCTGCCTGTAAATAGCTTGCCAGAAGAGATTGCTACTTTAAGTGAAGCGGGTAGAATGCATATGAAATATCTTGAATTTAAAGGTACTGGCGATGAGATGAAATGTACCGACTGTCATAAAAATGTGGGTCATAAAGAGCTTGGCAAAATGCTAATCGAACAAAAACATAGGATTGCAAATAGCTGGGATGAGTGGGAGAATATGTATCAAGAGAGTAGAAAAAATAAGTAA
- a CDS encoding nitrous oxide-stimulated promoter family protein, with translation MTNEKFAYEVTTVTKFIQIYCTDKHKQLPKIKQEKTLTYEGVPDVVSVSYELCKDCEDMLNYSFARLCACPHVQKPRCHTCPHPCYELPMWKRMAKMMKYSGMKLGLNKIKRLFLRDKDG, from the coding sequence ATGACTAATGAAAAATTTGCTTACGAGGTTACGACTGTTACTAAATTTATACAAATTTACTGCACAGATAAGCACAAACAACTACCAAAAATAAAGCAAGAAAAGACATTAACCTATGAAGGAGTGCCTGATGTTGTAAGTGTGAGCTATGAACTATGCAAAGACTGTGAAGACATGCTAAACTACTCCTTTGCAAGGCTTTGCGCATGCCCACATGTGCAAAAACCACGCTGTCACACCTGCCCACATCCATGTTATGAACTACCAATGTGGAAACGAATGGCAAAAATGATGAAATACAGCGGCATGAAATTGGGACTTAATAAGATAAAGAGGTTGTTTTTAAGAGATAAAGATGGGTAA
- the kdsB gene encoding 3-deoxy-manno-octulosonate cytidylyltransferase — translation MIIIPARLSSTRFKNKILCDIGGVPMFVATARRVSECDEVVIAVDDESVLDIAKTHGLNAVMTSTSHQSGTDRINEACRNLNLDQNDIVINVQADEPFIEPENIAKFREFCKKRQNKAFMFSCYKLINDELVDDKNLVKVVTDIDNFALYFSRSRIPFNRAECKTYKAHLGIYGYSVASLNEFCSLAPSSLENTEKLEQLRALQNGKRIAMLEISSESIGIDSAEDLKRARVKFDF, via the coding sequence ATGATAATCATACCTGCCAGACTAAGTTCTACTAGATTTAAAAATAAAATTCTTTGCGATATAGGCGGAGTTCCAATGTTTGTAGCAACTGCCAGACGAGTGAGCGAGTGCGACGAGGTCGTCATAGCAGTTGATGACGAGAGTGTTTTAGATATAGCAAAAACTCACGGGCTAAATGCCGTCATGACATCAACTAGTCACCAAAGCGGGACAGATCGTATAAATGAGGCATGCAGAAATTTAAACCTAGATCAAAACGATATAGTCATAAACGTGCAAGCAGATGAGCCATTTATCGAGCCTGAAAATATCGCAAAATTTAGAGAATTTTGCAAAAAAAGACAAAATAAAGCATTCATGTTTTCATGCTACAAGTTAATAAACGATGAGCTTGTTGATGATAAAAATTTAGTTAAAGTCGTAACCGATATAGATAACTTTGCACTTTATTTCTCACGCTCACGCATACCTTTTAACCGCGCAGAGTGTAAAACATATAAGGCTCATCTTGGAATTTATGGATACAGCGTAGCTAGCCTAAATGAGTTTTGCTCACTAGCTCCGTCAAGCCTTGAAAATACCGAAAAACTAGAGCAACTTCGCGCGCTTCAAAACGGCAAACGTATAGCCATGCTTGAAATTTCAAGCGAAAGTATAGGCATAGATAGTGCCGAAGACCTAAAACGTGCTAGAGTAAAATTTGATTTTTAA